The genome window GCCGCGGCCGGTGGCACGGTAGACCGCGTCCTGCGTCTTGCCGTTGACGGCGACCGGCATCTCCGAGCCGCGCCAGCTGCGCTTGAGCGAGCTGCGCAGCACGGCGCCGACGGCCCCGGGCTGCCCCTCGATCTGCGAGTACGCGGCACGTTCGGCGCGGCGGCCGAGGATGATGAGGCCGACCAGCACGCCGGCCAGGACGCCCGCGACGATCCAGAGGACCATCGTGAAGACGTTGCCGCCGGACAGGAACACCGCCATCGCGATGCCCGCCAGGATCGGCAGCACGATTCCACCCACGATGTAGAGGAGCGCGCGGTCGTCGTAGCGGCGGGTCATCTGGAAGACCTGCCACATCTGCTTCAGCCGACCGGGCTCCTTGGTGGACTTGTCCTTACGTGCCATAGAGACAAGGATACCGGCTCGCCCGGCCCCTGGATGACCTGTTCACGGCGGGCGTAGCGCCGATCGGGAGGCCGCGCTCAGACGGTCGCGCGGCCTCCCGGATCGGCGTGGAGAGCGGTCTCAGGAGACGGCCTGGGCGAACCCGGCGGACGCGTCGGCGAGGTGCTGGAGCTCGGCGGGGACCTCGCGTCCCTTGGCCGCCATCGACTGCGCCCAGAGCCGTCCCGCGCGGTATGACGAGCGCACGAGCGGGCCCGAGAGGACGCCGAGGAACCCGATCTCCTCGGCCTCCTGCTTGAACTCGACGAACTCGTCCGGGTGCACCCACCGTGCGACCGGGAGGTGGCGCGGGCTGGGCCGGAGGTACTGCGTGATCGTGATGATGTCGGTGCCTGCGTCGTGGAGGTCGTGCAGGGCCTGGCTGATTTCGGCGCGCTCCTCGCCCATCCCGAGGATGAGG of Leifsonia shinshuensis contains these proteins:
- a CDS encoding DUF4191 domain-containing protein is translated as MARKDKSTKEPGRLKQMWQVFQMTRRYDDRALLYIVGGIVLPILAGIAMAVFLSGGNVFTMVLWIVAGVLAGVLVGLIILGRRAERAAYSQIEGQPGAVGAVLRSSLKRSWRGSEMPVAVNGKTQDAVYRATGRGGVVLISEGPKTRTQRMIDEERRKINRVLPNVPVTTISVGPDADSVPLHKVPRTLSKIKPTLTKAEVIAISNRLQSLENSMPIPKGIDPMKVRAQRAR